GGCGGTCGCCAGGATGATTAGACCGGACCGCGCATGGGCGGCCATCGCCCCCGTCGCGCACAAGGTCGGCAATATCGAAGTGATGATCGTCAGCGACGGCGTCCTCAATGTGCCGCTGTCCTTCTCACTGCCGGAGACGCCGCTGTCCGAAGCCGCGGCCTTGTTCAAGGCGCATGGCATGCCCGAGGGCGGCGAGCCTGTGCAAACCAATGTTGTGCTGGTGAAGACCGGCAACGACACGGTGCTGATCGATGTCGGCTCCGGTGCGAACTTCCAGCCGACCGCCGGCAAGCTGCAGGAGAATCTGGAGGCCGCCGGCATTGCGCCGGACACGATTACCAAGGTGGTCTTCACACACGCACACGCCGATCACCTCTGGGGCGTGCTTGACGATTTCGACGACGCCGAACGCTTCCCCAATGCGAGCTATGTGATCTCGGCCCCCGAATGGGATTTCTGGAGTAATCCGGCGACAGTCGAAACCGTGCCCGACTGGTTGAAGGGCATGGCGCTCGGCACTGCCCGTATTCTGAAGAAAATCGAAGACAAGGTGGAAAGGCGAAAAGCGGGTGATACCGTAGCGCCCGGCCTGACCTATGCCGCGACGCCTGGCCACACCCCGGGACACATGTCTGTCATGATCGAAAATGGCGGGCAGCGGTTGATGATCGGCGGCGACGTGCTCGCCAACAATGCCATTTCATTCGCCCGGCCGGACTGGCGGATCGGCAGCGATTTCGACCGTGATCGCGCAGCGGCGACCCGCAAATCCCTGCTCGATCAACTGGCAGCTGGTAAAATACCGCTGGTCGGATTTCATCTTGCATGGCCGGGGCTCGGTATGGTGGAACGCGCCGGTAACGCTTATCGTTTAGTGCCGCTCTAAGTTTCGTCCTGCCGTCGAGGGTCCCATGAAATCATTCGTTGTTGCCGCCGCACTGTCGCTTGCTGCTCTTACCTCTCAGGCGCAGGCCCAAGATGCCGCCGCCGGAGAGAAGGTCTTCGTGCAATGCCGTGCCTGCCATCAGGTCGGCGAGACGGCAAAAAATGGCGTTGGCCCGGTGCTGAACGGCTTGTTCGGCCGCAAGTCCGGGACGATCGAAGGATATAATTACAGCGACGCCAACAAGAATTCGGGCATCACCTGGGACGAAGCGGTGTTCGCTGAATATATCCAGAACCCACGTGCCAAAATCCCCGGCACCAAGATGATCTATGCCGGCCTGAAAGACGAGAAGCGGATCGCCGACCTCACAGCTTACCTTAAGCAGTTCGGCAAGGACGGAAAGAAAGCGCAGTAAGAGGCGAAGAATCCAGCACGCGCGGTCAGCGATGACCGCGCGTTTTCGTTGTTACAATTGCGCTCTATACTGCGGCGCCAGGTGCGTTGGCAGCCTTGCCATGATCCGCTCCCTTTGGCGCGCAAGCGCTTTCGACCGACCTCAGATAACGCTGCGAAACAGGCGCTTTGATGCCGCCGTTCAAGTGAATCTGGCCGGTGCGACCGATCCGCTCGAAACGGTCAATAGCATCGTCAGCGACCCACCAGGACCGATGCACTTGGCGCCCCGACGTGGCGGCTTGCGCCTCCGCGATCGCGTCGCTCAGTCGCAGCAGCACCAGCGCCGAACCGCGGTCGGTGTGCACCCGGACATAATGGTCTTCCATCTCGAGGCATAGAATTCGGCCGCGCACCTGCAAAGGAAGGCGACTCAACAGCCGATTATTGACCGCGGACAATGTATCTTGAGGACGAATGACAGGGGATGAAGATTCCTCGCTGATCCAATCGCGCATGATCGGCGAGAACGCCATGGCATTTCCGGACGTCGCCGGCTCAAATCGCCGAACGAACGTCGCGACAGCAATAAGAGCGACGCCGGAGCCGATCAGGATGATCTGCAGATAGAGTTCGATGATCTCATAGGGCGTGATTCTCCAGCCCTTCAGAGCGTGGATCCCTGCCCCCGCAATCAGAATCATCGGAAGTGCGGCAACGGCAATCACCGTTGCCCGGCGCCACACGGGAGATATCCGGCGAAAGAAATCAAACGCACTCAACAGGCGTTCGACGATCGCCATCGTCACAAACCAGCACGCCAGCACCGCGCCCCAAAAGCCGACGAGCGCCAGAAAGGGCTGCTTGCTCGAAAAAAAAGGATTCATCCAGGCAAATGCCGGGGCTAATGCCAGTGCGAGCAAAACCTCCGCAGCGCGCGCCCTTAGCCACTGATCAGTCCGCAAGCTTGCGAAATCACGCATCGCGAATGGTCCATTTCATACCGGCGATGCAAATTAACGGAGAATTTGGCGCAATTGCGAAGACGCGCTCAAGCTGCGAGGACAATGCCCTCTAAGCCCCTGCTCATCCAATTCCGAGCAAGGGTTAACCATGCTGAAGGCTCCGCTGAGAGTTTCCTCTTCCCGTCCCAAGCCTTTGGAAGAGGTCGGGAGAGGAGCATTCGAGACCAAGCCCCAAGTCGAGAATGCTCCTCACCCCGCACGTTTACAAACAAAGACCGCCTCTGCCGGTCGGCCGCATCTTCCCCTTTTGATTATGATTGCGGCGTTTCCGCCGCTTTCCACCTTCGCTCACGCCGCCGATGTCGTTCCGCCGGGCAGCCAATCCGCGCCTGTTGCGCAGTTTCCAACGACACCGAGCCTGAACCAGTTTGCCTTCGTCACCGAAAAGCTGAGCCAATGGAATGTCGTCCTCGGCGGCGGGGCAATGATTGCGCCCAAGTATGAAGGTTCTGACGAGTTTGAAATAAAGCCGGTGCCATTCGTCACCGCGTCATATGGCGACTGGCTGAGAGTCGACCCGCGCGGCGCTACGGTCAGCCTCTACAGCTTCGGCGATCTGCATCTCAGCGCGAAGCTGGGTTACGATCTTGGCCGGAAAGAAGACAAATCCGTCCATCTAAGGGGATTGGGCGATATCGATCCCGGGGCCGTCGTCGGGGCAGAACTCGCTTATAAATTCGGCGCGCTCAAAGTCTTTGGCGAGCTCAACCGCACGATCGGCGGAAGTGACGGCCTGCAGGCCAGATTTGGAGCCGAGCTGGGATACAAATATGAGCGCTGGCTGTTGACCGCCGGGGCATCCGCCACATGGGCGGATGCCAAATACATGAGCACGTATTTCGGTGTGACGCCGACGCAGTCCGCCAATTCCGGCCTTCCCGTGTTCGACATCGGGGCCGGCCTGAAGCGTGTCGACGTCAGTGCTTCGGTCACTTACGCCATGACCGAAAACTGGCTGATCCGGGCGCAAGCCGGATACGGCTTTCTGGTGGGCGACGTCGCCAACAGCCCAATCGTGCAACGGGAAGCACAGCCCTTTGGCATGCTTGCCATTGGCTACAAATTCTAGCCTCGCAAAATGTGCAAAAAGGATAACGCATACCGCCGTTCGATCGGAGGGCATGCAAGTGTTTATTACGACCAGCGATGGCGTCTTTACGCATTGCGATTGTTCGGGTTGGCGACCTTCATCCTCATTCTGATTGCCGATCCGGTCTGGCAAGATCATCCGATCATCCAGAAAAGCATTCAGTTCATCGGGGCGACGCTGATTGTCGGCGCTGTGCTGGGACGCCTTTGGTCAACTCTCTACATCGGCGGCCGGAAAAACATCACGCTGATGACCAAGGGCCCCTATTCGATCACACGCAACCCGCTGTATTTCTTCTCGACGATCGGCAGCGTTGGAGCTGGACTCGTCTTCGGCAGCGTCGCACTGGGAGCGCTTGCGGGCGTTGCCGTCGGCGTCATCCTATATGCGACGTCACGCGGAGAGGCTGCCTTGCTCAGTTCACACTTCGGAAGCAGCTATCGGCACTACGCCGCACGGGTGCCCCTGTTCTGGCCACAGCCCGGGATTTACGAGGAAGCGAGCGACACGACCTTTGATCCGCGTGCCTTGAAGTGGGCGCTGGGTGATACGATCCTATTCCTGCTCGTCATTCCCTTTGC
The genomic region above belongs to Pseudorhodoplanes sinuspersici and contains:
- a CDS encoding MBL fold metallo-hydrolase, encoding MIRPDRAWAAIAPVAHKVGNIEVMIVSDGVLNVPLSFSLPETPLSEAAALFKAHGMPEGGEPVQTNVVLVKTGNDTVLIDVGSGANFQPTAGKLQENLEAAGIAPDTITKVVFTHAHADHLWGVLDDFDDAERFPNASYVISAPEWDFWSNPATVETVPDWLKGMALGTARILKKIEDKVERRKAGDTVAPGLTYAATPGHTPGHMSVMIENGGQRLMIGGDVLANNAISFARPDWRIGSDFDRDRAAATRKSLLDQLAAGKIPLVGFHLAWPGLGMVERAGNAYRLVPL
- a CDS encoding c-type cytochrome, whose amino-acid sequence is MKSFVVAAALSLAALTSQAQAQDAAAGEKVFVQCRACHQVGETAKNGVGPVLNGLFGRKSGTIEGYNYSDANKNSGITWDEAVFAEYIQNPRAKIPGTKMIYAGLKDEKRIADLTAYLKQFGKDGKKAQ
- a CDS encoding LytTR family DNA-binding domain-containing protein; its protein translation is MLALALAPAFAWMNPFFSSKQPFLALVGFWGAVLACWFVTMAIVERLLSAFDFFRRISPVWRRATVIAVAALPMILIAGAGIHALKGWRITPYEIIELYLQIILIGSGVALIAVATFVRRFEPATSGNAMAFSPIMRDWISEESSSPVIRPQDTLSAVNNRLLSRLPLQVRGRILCLEMEDHYVRVHTDRGSALVLLRLSDAIAEAQAATSGRQVHRSWWVADDAIDRFERIGRTGQIHLNGGIKAPVSQRYLRSVESACAPKGADHGKAANAPGAAV
- a CDS encoding MipA/OmpV family protein; this encodes MLKAPLRVSSSRPKPLEEVGRGAFETKPQVENAPHPARLQTKTASAGRPHLPLLIMIAAFPPLSTFAHAADVVPPGSQSAPVAQFPTTPSLNQFAFVTEKLSQWNVVLGGGAMIAPKYEGSDEFEIKPVPFVTASYGDWLRVDPRGATVSLYSFGDLHLSAKLGYDLGRKEDKSVHLRGLGDIDPGAVVGAELAYKFGALKVFGELNRTIGGSDGLQARFGAELGYKYERWLLTAGASATWADAKYMSTYFGVTPTQSANSGLPVFDIGAGLKRVDVSASVTYAMTENWLIRAQAGYGFLVGDVANSPIVQREAQPFGMLAIGYKF
- a CDS encoding methyltransferase family protein, encoding MATFILILIADPVWQDHPIIQKSIQFIGATLIVGAVLGRLWSTLYIGGRKNITLMTKGPYSITRNPLYFFSTIGSVGAGLVFGSVALGALAGVAVGVILYATSRGEAALLSSHFGSSYRHYAARVPLFWPQPGIYEEASDTTFDPRALKWALGDTILFLLVIPFAGAVDLLRHSGLLPRLIMLF